CATGGTGGCCTTCGTCGCCAACTACCCGGGCACCCCGCTCGATCCCTCGACCGCCCTGCCGGTGCAGATCTACCAGTGGGCGAACGAGGCCGAACGTGCCTTCGTTGAACGTACTTCGGGAGCGATCATCATCCTGCTCCTGTTCCTCCTGGTTATGAATGTGGGCGCAATCCTGTTGCGTCGGCGCTTCGAACGGCGCTGGTAGAGGGAGAATTGACATGAACATGATGTCGGAATCAGCAGTTGAAAAGGCGCTGGATCAGAAAATGAGCGATGTGAACTACAAGATGATTGGCAAGGACGTGTCGGTTTACTACGGCGAGAAGCGCGCGCTTTTCGACGTGAACCTGAACGTTCGCGAGCACACGGTGACCGCGCTCATCGGTCCCTCGGGTTGCGGCAAGTCGACCTTCCTCAGGACGCTTAACCGCATGAACGACACGATCGACGGCTGCCGGGTCACCGGCAAGATCACGCTCGACGAGATGGATATCTACGATCCCTCCATCGACGTGGTCGAGTTGCGCGCCCGCGTCGGCATGGTCTTCCAGAAGCCGAACCCGTTCCCGAAGTCGATCTACGAGAACATTTCCTACGGCCCGCGCATCCATGGCCTCGCCAAGTCGAAGGCGGATCTCGACCAGATCGTCGAGACCAGCCTCCAGAAGGCCGGCTTGTGGAACGAAGTGAAGGACCGTCTGCAGGAATCCGGTACCGGCCTCTCCGGCGGTCAGCAGCAGCGTCTGTGCATCGCCCGCGCCGTTGCCGTCAGCCCGGAAGTCATCCTGATGGACGAACCCTGCTCGGCACTCGACCCGATCGCGACCGCCAAGGTCGAGGAGCTCATCCACGAGCTGCGCTCCAACTTCACCATCGTCATCGTGACGCATTCGATGCAGCAGGCTGCCCGCGTTTCCCAGCGCACGGCCATGTTCCACCTCGGCCTTCTGGTCGAGGAAAACGACACCGACAAGATGTTCACCAATCCGGACGATCAGCGCACGCAGGACTACATCATGGGCCGCTTCGGCTGATGTCGCCGCGCCGGTGATCGATTTTCCAATTCAGGGATACAAAGAACATGTCTTCATCGCATATCTACTCGGCTTATGACGAGGAACTGAAGTACCTGATGCGCCGCATCTCCGAGATGGGCGGCCTTGCCGAACAGATGGTCGGCGACAGCGTCCGCGCGCTCGTCAACTCCGACGCCGCCCTTGCCCAGAAGGTCATCTCCGACGACGTCATCATGGACGCCGCCGAACGCGAGATCGGCGACAAGGCGATTGTCACCATCGCCCGCCGCCAGCCGGTTGCCGCCGACCTGCGCGAGATCATCGGCGCGCTGCGCATCGCCAACGACCTGGAGCGCGTTGGCGACCTCGGCAAGAGCAATGCCAAGCGCGTGATGGCCGTGCAGGCCACCGGCGTGCCGCGCAAGCTTGCCCGCGGCATCGAGCACCTGTCCGAGCTTGCCCTGGTGCAGCTCAAGGAAGTGCTCGATGTCTACACGACGCGCTCGCCCGAAAAGGCCAAGTCGATCCGTGATCGCGACGAGGAAATCGATGCCATCTACACCTCGCTCTTCCGCGAGCTGCTTACCTACATGATGGAAGATCCGCGCAACATCACCAGCTGCACGCATCTCCTGTTCTGCGCCAAGAACATCGAGCGCATCGGCGACCACGCCACCAACATCGCCGAAACGATCTATTACATGGCGACCGGTGCCCAGCCGGAAGGCGAGCGCCCGAAGGAAGATCTGACCGCCACTGTCGGCGCTATCGCCGAGTGAACCTGCAGGCATTGTGAGAGGTAATCGAAGTCGATGTTGCCCAAGATTGCTGTCGTTGAAGATGAAGAAGCACTGAGTGTGCTTCTTCGCTATAATCTCGAGGCGGAAGGCTACGAAGTGGAGACCATCCTTCGTGGCGACGAGGCTGAACTGAGACTGCAGGAACGGGTTCCCGACCTGTTGATCCTCGACTGGATGCTTCCTGGCGTCTCCGGCATCGAGCTCTGCCGTCGGCTACGCATGCGCCCCGAGACCGAGCGTCTGCCGATCATCATGCTGACGGCCCGCGGCGAGGAAAGCGAGCGCGTACGCGGGCTCGCGACGGGCGCTGACGATTACGTCGTCAAGCCCTTCTCGACCCCGGAACTCATGGCCCGTGTCAAGGCGATGCTCCGCCGTGCGCGTCCCGAAGTCCTGTCAAGCGTCCTGCGCTGCGGCGACATCGAACTGGATCGCGAGACCCATCGTGTCCACCGCAAGAGCCGCGAAGTGCGTCTCGGGCCGACGGAATTCCGCCTGCTGGAATTCCTGATGGCCTCGCCCAGTCGCGTATTCTCGCGTTCCCAGCTTCTGGACGGTGTCTGGGGCCACGATATCTACGTGGACGAGCGCACTGTCGACGTGCATGTCGGCCGTCTTCGCAAGGCGCTCAACTTCTCCAACATGCAGGATGTGATCCGCACCGTTCGCGGCGCGGGCTATTCCATGGAAGCCTGACGGCTCTTCTGGAAGACAGCTCTACTGGTAACAAAAAAACGGGCCGAAAGGCCCGTTTTGCATTTCCCGTATTTGCCTTCAGCAAACCGGCCCTTACTTGGCCGACTTGCGACGATCGCTGACCGGCTGATAGGCGAGCTTTGCGTGATAGTTGCAGTAGGGCGAGCTGTCCGAGGACTCGCAGCCGCAGAAATGGAAGTCGTCCTTCATCGGATCGCCGATCGGCCACTTGCAGGTGCGCTCGGTAAGTTCGGTCAGCGCCAGCCGGCGCGAGATCGGAACGATCACGTTGCGCGACGTCGACGGAGCGATTTCGATCTCCTCGATGCCGTCGATCTCGATCTCTTCCTTCAGCATGTTGGCGCCGACGGGCCGGGTGACCGTGCGGGTAGCGACGCGCGGTGCGTAGGCCGGAGCCCGCGGTGCCGTCGGTGCGCGCTTGGCGGCGCGGGCGGTTGTGGCGTTGCCGCCGGCCTTGGCCCGGCCCGGAAGGCTGAGACGGTGAACCTTGCCGATAACAGCATTGCGGCTCACTCCGCCAAGTTGCGCGGCAATCTGGCTCGCGCTCAAGCCTTCGGCCCAAAGCCGTTTCAGCTTTTCTACTCGCTCGTCTGTCCAGTTCATGCCATTATTCTCCGCCGATAGCATTTAGCGCTGGCAGAATCGCTCACCGTTGCTTCGAAAAATTCCGAAACAAACTCGCCTCGATACTGTCGGTGACTATTTCCGCCGCATGCAATTTCTTTATTTGATGTTAACCTAGTGTGAGGCTGACTCCGTGACAAGAGTCGGCGGAATCATCGGGAATCGATTTCCGAGTTTTCCCCAACTTGCTACCTCGGCGCGCTCCGTCTCCCTGATGTTTCCGCGCAAGTCTCCGATGCCTCCCGATGTGCCGAAAAATCCGCTTTTCTGCGGTGTTTCGTTGACAGGCATGGGTGAAATGTCGATAGTGCCACCGCCGCCGCAAGGCGGCATTTTTGATTTTTCGGGCTTGGCTGTGCGTATTTGCGGCCGGCTCCCACCAGACAAGACAGATGCTCTTCCGAAAGGAGATTTTCGCCATGGCCGAGGCCTCTCCGCTCTATCAGACATACATGCGCGCGCCGCTGCGTTTCGAGCGAGGCGAGGGCGTGTGGCTGATCACGGAAAACGGAGAGCGATATCTCGATTTCGCAGCCGGTGTCGCCGTGAACTCGCTCGGACATGCGCATCCCCATCTGGTTGGCGCGCTGCGTGAGCAGGCCGACAAGGTCTGGCACCTGTCGAACCTCTACGAGATCCCCGGCCAGGAAAAGCTGGGCAAGCGTCTTACCGAGGCAACCTTCGCGGATCGGGTGTTCTTCACCAATTCGGGTGCCGAAGCGCTCGAATGCGCCATCAAGACGGCGCGCCGCTATCAGTTCTCGAAGGGACACGGCGAGCGGTTCCACATCATCACGTTCGAAGGCGCCTTCCATGGCCGTACGCTGGCGACGATCGCCGCCGGCGGTCAGGCCAAGTATCTCGAAGGCTTCGGTCCCAAGGCTCCCGGTTTCGATCAGGTGCCCTTCGGCGATCTGGATGCCCTGAAGGCCGCGATCACCGACGAAACTGCGGCCATCCTCATCGAGCCGGTTCAGGGCGAGGGTGGTATTCGCCCGACGCCTGCCGGCTTCCTGAAGGAGCTGCGCAAGCTCTGCGACGACAACGGCCTCCTGCTGATCTTCGACGAGGTGCAGTGCGGCGTCGGTCGTACCGGCAAGCTGTTCGCCTATGAATGGTCGGGCATCACGCCCGATATCATGGCGGTAGCCAAGGGCATCGGCGGCGGTTTCCCGCTTGGCGCCTGCCTTGCGACCGAGGAAGCAGCCTCCGGCATGAAGGCTGGCACCCACGGCTCCACATATGGCGGCAATCCACTCGCCATGGCGGTCGGCAATGCCGTGCTCGATGTCATCCTCGCCGATGGCTTCCTCGAGCATGTACGCGATGTGGCGCTCGTCTTCCGTCAGGGCCTTGCCGAACTCAAGGATCGTTTCCCCGATGTGATCGAGGAAATCCGTGGCGAAGGCCTGATGCTCGGCATCAAGGCGAAAGTCCCTTCCGGCGAATTGCTGCAGGCGATGCGCGACGAACATATCCTCGGCGTTCCTGCCGGCGATAACGTCATCCGCCTCCTGCCGCCGCTGGTCACCACGGCGGAGGAAGCCCGGGAAGGTTTGAACCGGGTTGGCCTTGCAGCCGAAAAGGTTCAGGCGACGCTCGACACGACCGCCCGGAATGAAAGCAGGTAACAGCATGGCATCCCCAAAGCATTTTCTCGATCTTTCAGCGGTCAGTTCGTCCGATCTGCGTCTCATCATGGAGGACGCAAAATCTCGCAAGCAGGCTACGAAGGCAGGCACCGCCGACAAGCCGCTGGCCGGCAAGATGCTGGCGATGATCTTCGAAAAGCCGTCGACGCGTACGCGCGTGTCCTTCGACGTGGGCATGCGCCAGCTTGGCGGCGAGACGCTTTTCCTGTCCGGTACCGAGATGCAGCTCGGCCGCGCCGAAACCATCGGTGACACGGCAAAGGTTCTTTCGCGCTATGTCGACGCCATCATGATCCGTACGACCGATCACACTCGTCTGCTGGAAATGGCGGAACATGCGACCGTCCCGGTCATCAATGCGCTGACGGACAGCACGCATCCCTGCCAGATCATGGCCGACGTGATGACCTTCGAGGAGCATCGCGGACCGATCAAGGGCAAGACGCTGGCCTGGACCGGCGACGGCAACAACGTGCTGCACTCTCTCGTCGAGGGTTCCGCCCGCTTCGGTTATCGCATGAACATGGCGGTTCCACTCGGTTCCGAGCCGGACGACAAGTTCCTGAACTGGGCTCGCAACAATGGCGGCGAAGTCATGCTGTGCCATGAGGCAGAGCGCGCCGTCGATGGCGCCGATGCCGTGATCACCGACACCTGGATTTCCATGAACCAGGAGCACAAGGCGCGCGGACACAATGTCTTCCAGCCTTTCCAGGTCAATGGTCCGCTGATGAAGCGCGCCTCGGCGGATGCTCTGTTCATGCATTGCCTGCCCGCCCATCGTGGAGAGGAAGTGACCGACGACGTGATCGACGGGCCGCAATCCGTGGTATTCGATGAGGCGGAAAACCGTCTTC
The window above is part of the Rhizobium sp. ACO-34A genome. Proteins encoded here:
- a CDS encoding phosphate ABC transporter ATP-binding protein — translated: MNMMSESAVEKALDQKMSDVNYKMIGKDVSVYYGEKRALFDVNLNVREHTVTALIGPSGCGKSTFLRTLNRMNDTIDGCRVTGKITLDEMDIYDPSIDVVELRARVGMVFQKPNPFPKSIYENISYGPRIHGLAKSKADLDQIVETSLQKAGLWNEVKDRLQESGTGLSGGQQQRLCIARAVAVSPEVILMDEPCSALDPIATAKVEELIHELRSNFTIVIVTHSMQQAARVSQRTAMFHLGLLVEENDTDKMFTNPDDQRTQDYIMGRFG
- a CDS encoding phosphate transport system regulatory protein PhoU, which translates into the protein MSSSHIYSAYDEELKYLMRRISEMGGLAEQMVGDSVRALVNSDAALAQKVISDDVIMDAAEREIGDKAIVTIARRQPVAADLREIIGALRIANDLERVGDLGKSNAKRVMAVQATGVPRKLARGIEHLSELALVQLKEVLDVYTTRSPEKAKSIRDRDEEIDAIYTSLFRELLTYMMEDPRNITSCTHLLFCAKNIERIGDHATNIAETIYYMATGAQPEGERPKEDLTATVGAIAE
- a CDS encoding phosphate regulon transcriptional regulatory protein PhoB, which translates into the protein MLPKIAVVEDEEALSVLLRYNLEAEGYEVETILRGDEAELRLQERVPDLLILDWMLPGVSGIELCRRLRMRPETERLPIIMLTARGEESERVRGLATGADDYVVKPFSTPELMARVKAMLRRARPEVLSSVLRCGDIELDRETHRVHRKSREVRLGPTEFRLLEFLMASPSRVFSRSQLLDGVWGHDIYVDERTVDVHVGRLRKALNFSNMQDVIRTVRGAGYSMEA
- a CDS encoding GcrA cell cycle regulator — its product is MNWTDERVEKLKRLWAEGLSASQIAAQLGGVSRNAVIGKVHRLSLPGRAKAGGNATTARAAKRAPTAPRAPAYAPRVATRTVTRPVGANMLKEEIEIDGIEEIEIAPSTSRNVIVPISRRLALTELTERTCKWPIGDPMKDDFHFCGCESSDSSPYCNYHAKLAYQPVSDRRKSAK
- a CDS encoding acetylornithine transaminase (catalyzes the formation of N-acetyl-l-glutamate 5-semialdehyde from 2-oxoglutarate and N(2)-acetyl-L-ornithine), translating into MAEASPLYQTYMRAPLRFERGEGVWLITENGERYLDFAAGVAVNSLGHAHPHLVGALREQADKVWHLSNLYEIPGQEKLGKRLTEATFADRVFFTNSGAEALECAIKTARRYQFSKGHGERFHIITFEGAFHGRTLATIAAGGQAKYLEGFGPKAPGFDQVPFGDLDALKAAITDETAAILIEPVQGEGGIRPTPAGFLKELRKLCDDNGLLLIFDEVQCGVGRTGKLFAYEWSGITPDIMAVAKGIGGGFPLGACLATEEAASGMKAGTHGSTYGGNPLAMAVGNAVLDVILADGFLEHVRDVALVFRQGLAELKDRFPDVIEEIRGEGLMLGIKAKVPSGELLQAMRDEHILGVPAGDNVIRLLPPLVTTAEEAREGLNRVGLAAEKVQATLDTTARNESR
- a CDS encoding ornithine carbamoyltransferase, whose amino-acid sequence is MASPKHFLDLSAVSSSDLRLIMEDAKSRKQATKAGTADKPLAGKMLAMIFEKPSTRTRVSFDVGMRQLGGETLFLSGTEMQLGRAETIGDTAKVLSRYVDAIMIRTTDHTRLLEMAEHATVPVINALTDSTHPCQIMADVMTFEEHRGPIKGKTLAWTGDGNNVLHSLVEGSARFGYRMNMAVPLGSEPDDKFLNWARNNGGEVMLCHEAERAVDGADAVITDTWISMNQEHKARGHNVFQPFQVNGPLMKRASADALFMHCLPAHRGEEVTDDVIDGPQSVVFDEAENRLHAQKAILAWCLGAI